One Nostoc sp. UHCC 0302 DNA window includes the following coding sequences:
- a CDS encoding cupin domain-containing protein translates to MRCRFGFLQNIWWIPRWYAVSFNQSGFFINRSKLMTQSFWLLGSRITIHADHTTTGGQYDLIEGYNSPGTQTPLHRHTHYSEQIYVLEGELTVWAGNDKVVLTPGESYLIPPGTPHVAATLGDKPSRSLVVAAPSGFAGLIEAVGTQDETEPTDLALFERMAAENGDELLGPPGTLPS, encoded by the coding sequence ATGAGATGCAGGTTTGGTTTCTTGCAGAACATTTGGTGGATACCCCGCTGGTACGCAGTTAGTTTCAATCAGTCAGGATTTTTTATTAACAGGAGCAAACTCATGACACAATCTTTCTGGCTTTTGGGCAGTCGTATCACCATCCATGCCGATCACACGACAACTGGTGGTCAGTACGACCTAATTGAGGGTTACAACTCTCCAGGTACACAAACACCCCTCCATCGCCATACACACTATTCCGAACAAATTTATGTGCTGGAAGGAGAGTTAACTGTCTGGGCGGGTAATGACAAGGTGGTGCTAACCCCTGGTGAAAGCTATCTGATTCCTCCTGGCACACCTCATGTGGCCGCCACACTCGGTGATAAACCATCGCGTTCATTAGTCGTTGCTGCACCCAGCGGTTTTGCTGGGCTGATCGAAGCAGTGGGGACGCAAGATGAGACAGAACCAACAGACCTGGCGCTATTTGAACGAATGGCTGCGGAAAACGGTGATGAATTGCTGGGTCCGCCCGGAACCCTACCCTCTTAG
- a CDS encoding alpha/beta hydrolase yields MMVFTWKKIQKLLLWLFALSVVVGISMHPTPASSRELPQASNSKPAIVLVHGAFADGTSWQHVIPLLEQDGYRVTAVQIPLTSLADDVATTKRVINNQKGSVVLVGHSYGGNVITGAGAGNPQVKALVYVNAFAPDVGEKTSDLNKRYAAPPISKAIVSDAANFLYIDRGKFHEFFAQDVSKAEARVMAATQKPIASAAFEQSVNEIAWKKIPSWFLVTQSDRAINPELQRFMAKRINAKTTEVNSSHVPFISHPKEVTKVIEAASTAVK; encoded by the coding sequence ATGATGGTTTTTACGTGGAAAAAAATTCAAAAATTGTTGCTGTGGTTATTTGCATTAAGTGTTGTCGTTGGAATATCAATGCATCCAACACCAGCCTCTTCCAGAGAATTACCTCAAGCGTCCAACTCTAAACCTGCGATCGTTCTCGTTCATGGGGCTTTTGCTGACGGTACATCATGGCAACACGTCATTCCATTGTTAGAGCAGGATGGCTACAGAGTGACTGCTGTGCAGATTCCGCTCACTTCTCTTGCTGATGATGTAGCGACAACGAAGCGGGTGATTAATAATCAAAAAGGTTCCGTTGTTTTGGTCGGACATTCCTATGGTGGAAATGTAATCACGGGTGCGGGGGCTGGCAATCCACAGGTGAAAGCTCTGGTTTATGTTAATGCTTTTGCACCAGATGTCGGTGAAAAGACGAGTGATTTGAATAAAAGGTACGCAGCACCTCCGATTAGTAAGGCAATTGTATCTGATGCTGCAAACTTTCTCTATATTGATCGCGGGAAGTTTCACGAATTTTTTGCCCAAGACGTATCAAAGGCTGAGGCGCGAGTGATGGCAGCAACCCAAAAGCCGATCGCCAGCGCCGCGTTTGAGCAATCAGTGAATGAAATCGCCTGGAAAAAAATTCCTTCTTGGTTTCTGGTGACTCAAAGCGATCGAGCCATCAACCCTGAACTTCAACGATTTATGGCTAAACGGATTAATGCTAAGACAACCGAAGTTAACTCCAGTCATGTTCCTTTTATCTCTCATCCAAAAGAAGTTACCAAAGTGATTGAAGCAGCAAGCACTGCTGTGAAGTAA
- a CDS encoding DsbA family protein, with amino-acid sequence MTYNRDNRSLFVLPSTQDHIQGVLNAAVVFVMYGDYECFQSANVYRLIKVAQQRLKGSFGENNLGFIFRHFPQIQIHPHAQRAAEAAEAAAAQGQFWQMHEILFIHQQELENGYLVEYANRLGLDISRFLQDLSRGTYVERINADIEGGLRSGVEAAPALFINGIRYLNCWTVEQIMAAIVAAND; translated from the coding sequence ATGACTTACAACCGTGATAATCGTTCTCTATTCGTTCTGCCTTCAACCCAGGATCATATCCAAGGTGTACTGAACGCTGCTGTAGTATTCGTCATGTATGGAGATTATGAATGTTTTCAAAGTGCCAACGTCTATCGATTGATTAAAGTTGCTCAACAGCGATTGAAGGGTTCATTTGGAGAAAACAATTTAGGTTTTATCTTCCGGCATTTTCCTCAGATACAGATTCATCCACATGCTCAACGAGCAGCAGAAGCTGCTGAAGCCGCAGCGGCTCAAGGGCAGTTTTGGCAAATGCATGAAATATTGTTCATTCATCAACAAGAGTTAGAGAATGGCTATCTAGTAGAGTACGCCAATCGTTTAGGACTTGATATTTCTCGATTTTTGCAGGATTTGTCCAGGGGAACGTATGTTGAGCGGATCAATGCGGATATCGAAGGTGGACTGCGAAGTGGAGTGGAGGCTGCACCCGCTTTGTTTATTAATGGAATTCGCTATCTTAATTGCTGGACTGTTGAGCAGATAATGGCAGCCATTGTTGCTGCAAATGATTAA
- a CDS encoding response regulator transcription factor, translated as MSQSTTIRVLIVDDHAIVRKGLATIINRDPEMTVIAQAEDGQQAIALFREYQPDVTLMDLRMPKMGGVEAIMAICAEFKQARIAVLTTYDGDEDIYRGLQAGAQGYLLKDSKLGELLNAIRAIHNGQKYIPPEVGAKLFQRMSNPELSERELEVLRLMAQGMGNQEIGTALIIGESTVKSHINRILSKLGVSDRTQAVITAVKRGIVSL; from the coding sequence ATGAGCCAATCCACTACGATTCGGGTGCTGATTGTTGACGACCATGCCATAGTCAGAAAGGGTCTAGCAACCATCATTAACCGCGATCCAGAAATGACAGTGATTGCTCAAGCTGAAGATGGGCAGCAGGCGATCGCTCTGTTTCGAGAATACCAACCTGATGTCACACTAATGGATTTACGAATGCCCAAAATGGGAGGTGTTGAAGCCATTATGGCGATTTGTGCTGAATTTAAGCAGGCTCGGATCGCGGTACTCACAACCTATGATGGCGATGAAGATATCTATCGTGGTTTACAGGCGGGCGCTCAAGGCTATCTGCTTAAGGATTCTAAACTTGGCGAGCTTTTGAATGCGATTCGCGCCATTCATAATGGTCAGAAATACATTCCGCCAGAAGTGGGCGCAAAATTATTCCAGCGAATGAGCAATCCAGAACTCAGTGAACGAGAGTTGGAAGTGCTGCGTTTGATGGCACAAGGAATGGGTAATCAAGAAATTGGAACTGCTTTGATTATTGGTGAAAGTACCGTCAAATCCCATATAAATCGGATTTTAAGCAAACTGGGCGTGAGCGATCGCACACAAGCCGTGATTACCGCTGTTAAGCGTGGGATTGTTAGTTTGTAA
- a CDS encoding AAA family ATPase: protein MIALPGIAIQSKIYESSNSLVYRGIRDDGVAIVVKILKLDYPSPQELTRYRQEYKIIRFLNLEGVVKAYSQQDYQRTLAILLEDFGGESLEQWMHKRPDIFCPMPLSTFLDLAIAICDILGRIHAANVIHKDINPGNIVLNLDTGVVKIIDFGIATQFNCTNPTFKNPHILEGTLAYLPPEQTGRMNRLLDYRTDFYSLGVTFYKLLTGHLPFPTTDILELVHCHIAKQPPLPHEINITIPKPVSDIILKLMAKNAENRYQSAWGIKADLEICAKQLEETGQISSIQLALQDVCDRFQIPQKLYGRDKEVAMLLAAFVRVACPESNPVTALPNNSEATSQREQTGNPKFQVEMMLVSGFAGIGKSALVQEIYKPITQKRGYFISGKFDQFQRNIPYSAIADALQKLVRQLLSEPDEYVQHWRSHLFTALGSNGQLIIDVIPEVELIIGKQPPVPSVGATEAQNRFHRIFGQFVRVFCSKKHPLVIFLDDLQWIDSATLNLIELMLLDEQAQSLFLIGAYRDNEVKPTHPLALMLERLRKQGVVLQEIILAPLTLEPLNQLIAETLHRNADIVLPLAELVLRKTQGNPFFVNEFLRMLYSENLLTFDAQHLCWQWNIAQIQAQDITDNVVELLLIQLNKLPENTQQILQLAACIGAEFNLNTLAIVCEQSPKAISLDLLIAIQAGLIQPISELDENLLVQEYKFLHDRVQQAAYVLIDESHKQVVHLQIGRNLLKEAFADRLSNRLFKIVDHLNHGIELITNQAERDEIARLNLMAGQKAKAAIAYGTAQNYLAMGRAWLADSTWQTNYDLALELYTETTEVAYLCGEFENVEHWAEAVLQDAKTVLDSVKVYEVKIQTAIAQGQLLDAIDTALQVLQQLGIRFPETPNQSDITLDLNAVTSRFNQKPIHELFHLPEMVDPQKLAAMRILSKITLVAYHLTSELALLLVLKQVNLSIQYGNTFVSPFAYANLGLIFCGMLGRIEAGYEFGQLALRLLSNLDIRSLKARTLFIVTNFIIHWQEHIRETSKPFLEAYQCGLETGDLEFAAYSAFTYCLQSFFVGKELLEVEREMATYSEAIRQINQRTSLTWIQIFRQSVLNLMGRSINPLRLVGESYNEEKRSANHETDGVILFLVHLNKLILCYLFSEYTQASENAIVAEHYVIRVAATPHVPLCYFYSTLARLAVYSESDTQVQQEILKEVAVSQEKMRLWAHHAPMNYLHKYHLVQAETARVLGQLLEAEKLYEQAIQGARENEYIQEEALAYELAAKHYLARGLEKFAQIYMKEAHYCYERWGATAKVRNLEADYPQFFPQSTSVSSMPIHTAAGTTSNTSHVALDLAAIMKASQAISSEIELEQLLHALMQILIENAGAQTGCLLLENAGEWTIEATCELIEGAQTCATQVLQSTPIANRLPESIIHYVIRVHKSVILNDATREGNFINDPYIQQHQTQSVFCLPLLNQSKLIGVLYLENQLATGAFTPEQSQILSLLSTQAAIAIENAKLYSKLRASESQINQFLEAVPVGVGVLDATGRPYYVNQRGIQLLGKGVDPSATLEHLAEVYQVYLAGTDQNCSSEKMPIVRALKGERTRTDDLEIHQGETIIPIETWGTPVFDEQGNVVYAIAAFQDITERKQAEKLLADYNQTLEQQITERTLLLLQEIGERQRVENALRQSEEQRRLTMDFTYIGSWNWNITENTVDWNDNHARLLGLVPGEVESSYQAWRDRVYPEDIHRVEQAVTTALATHTDFEAEYRVIYPDGSIHWLVGRGRGIYDTHGQPVRMLGIILDISEQRNAALRERERAEQASILEERNRMAREIHDTLAQSFTGILLQVRAAEQVLADDPEATEVHLEMIEELARAGLAGARRSVSALRPRLLEEGNLESALHRIVAQMRSTTDTALICETQGIAYSLPTEVENNLLRIGQEALTNAIKYASAGEIRVKLVYNETQCILQIKDNGRGFGVGSIPLSGGFGLLGMSERAERIGAQLTIQSQPGQGTEIIATINRE from the coding sequence ATGATTGCTCTACCTGGTATTGCTATCCAAAGCAAAATATACGAAAGTTCTAATTCTTTGGTTTATCGGGGCATTAGAGACGATGGAGTAGCGATTGTAGTAAAAATACTAAAGCTTGATTATCCCTCTCCCCAAGAACTGACCCGCTACAGACAGGAATATAAAATTATCCGTTTCCTTAACCTGGAAGGAGTGGTCAAGGCATACAGCCAGCAGGACTATCAAAGGACTCTGGCGATTCTCTTAGAAGACTTTGGGGGAGAGTCCTTAGAGCAATGGATGCACAAGCGCCCAGATATCTTCTGCCCGATGCCTTTATCGACTTTTCTTGATCTTGCGATCGCTATTTGCGATATTCTAGGCAGAATCCATGCAGCCAATGTCATTCATAAAGATATCAACCCTGGAAATATTGTCCTCAATCTGGATACTGGGGTTGTCAAAATTATTGATTTTGGGATTGCCACCCAATTTAACTGCACGAATCCGACTTTCAAGAACCCTCATATTTTAGAAGGGACACTCGCCTACCTTCCTCCAGAGCAAACCGGGCGGATGAACCGTTTACTTGATTACCGCACCGATTTTTACTCGCTTGGTGTGACGTTCTACAAACTGTTAACCGGACATCTGCCGTTTCCAACAACGGACATTCTTGAGCTAGTCCATTGTCATATTGCCAAACAGCCACCTTTACCTCATGAAATAAATATAACGATTCCCAAGCCAGTTTCAGATATCATTCTTAAACTGATGGCAAAAAATGCTGAAAATCGCTATCAAAGTGCCTGGGGCATCAAAGCGGATTTAGAAATCTGTGCTAAACAATTAGAAGAAACCGGTCAAATCTCTAGTATTCAACTGGCGCTTCAAGACGTTTGCGATCGGTTTCAAATTCCCCAAAAACTGTATGGAAGGGACAAGGAAGTTGCAATGTTACTGGCGGCGTTTGTTCGCGTAGCGTGTCCAGAGTCAAATCCCGTTACTGCTTTACCAAACAATTCAGAAGCAACTTCACAAAGGGAACAAACGGGCAACCCAAAATTCCAAGTTGAAATGATGTTGGTATCTGGCTTTGCTGGCATTGGGAAATCTGCGTTAGTGCAGGAAATTTATAAACCAATCACCCAAAAGCGTGGCTATTTTATCTCTGGTAAATTCGATCAATTTCAGCGCAATATTCCTTACAGTGCGATCGCAGATGCCCTGCAAAAATTGGTACGGCAATTACTTAGTGAGCCAGACGAGTATGTGCAACATTGGCGATCGCACCTGTTCACGGCATTAGGCAGCAATGGACAACTCATCATTGATGTGATTCCCGAAGTAGAACTCATTATTGGCAAGCAGCCGCCTGTACCGTCCGTTGGAGCAACTGAAGCTCAAAATCGCTTTCATCGGATTTTTGGGCAATTTGTGCGGGTGTTTTGTTCAAAAAAACATCCCCTGGTGATATTCTTAGATGATTTGCAATGGATAGACTCAGCAACGCTGAATTTAATTGAGTTGATGCTGCTGGATGAGCAAGCACAATCACTATTTTTGATTGGAGCTTATCGAGATAATGAAGTGAAGCCAACGCATCCATTAGCATTAATGCTAGAGAGACTGCGAAAACAAGGGGTAGTACTTCAGGAAATTATTTTAGCACCCTTAACGCTTGAGCCGTTGAATCAGTTGATTGCCGAAACGCTGCATCGGAATGCAGACATCGTTCTTCCCTTAGCTGAGTTAGTTTTGCGTAAAACCCAGGGCAATCCGTTCTTTGTCAATGAATTTTTGAGAATGCTGTATAGCGAGAATCTGCTGACATTTGATGCACAACACTTATGCTGGCAATGGAACATTGCTCAGATTCAAGCCCAGGATATTACCGATAATGTGGTGGAGTTGCTACTGATCCAGTTAAATAAATTACCAGAAAACACACAGCAAATTCTCCAGTTAGCAGCTTGTATCGGTGCTGAATTTAATTTAAATACGTTAGCGATCGTTTGCGAACAATCTCCTAAAGCAATTTCTCTAGATTTACTAATAGCCATTCAAGCTGGATTGATTCAACCTATATCTGAATTAGATGAAAACCTATTAGTTCAAGAATATAAGTTTTTGCACGATCGCGTCCAGCAAGCTGCTTATGTCCTAATCGATGAATCGCACAAACAGGTGGTTCATCTTCAAATTGGTCGCAATTTGCTTAAAGAAGCGTTCGCAGATCGATTATCAAATCGACTGTTTAAAATTGTAGATCATCTCAATCATGGAATTGAACTGATTACTAATCAAGCAGAACGAGATGAAATTGCCAGATTGAACCTGATGGCAGGTCAGAAAGCAAAAGCCGCGATCGCTTATGGTACGGCACAAAACTATTTGGCGATGGGTAGAGCATGGCTGGCAGATTCTACCTGGCAAACTAACTATGACCTGGCTTTAGAGTTATATACCGAAACAACAGAAGTCGCATATTTGTGTGGTGAGTTTGAAAATGTAGAACACTGGGCAGAGGCTGTTTTGCAGGACGCTAAAACAGTTCTCGATAGCGTAAAAGTTTACGAAGTCAAAATTCAAACTGCCATTGCACAGGGTCAGCTATTAGATGCAATCGATACAGCATTACAAGTGTTGCAGCAACTAGGAATCAGGTTTCCCGAAACACCGAACCAATCAGATATAACGCTTGATCTCAATGCCGTTACATCTCGTTTTAATCAGAAACCGATTCATGAGCTATTTCACCTACCAGAAATGGTCGATCCACAGAAGCTTGCAGCAATGCGAATTTTATCAAAAATAACGCTTGTTGCTTATCATTTAACATCCGAGCTAGCCCTTCTACTCGTACTTAAGCAGGTCAACCTGTCGATTCAGTACGGCAATACGTTTGTGTCTCCCTTTGCCTATGCCAACTTGGGATTAATTTTTTGTGGAATGCTGGGAAGAATTGAGGCTGGCTACGAGTTCGGGCAGCTTGCATTAAGGCTATTATCCAATCTGGATATCCGTTCGCTGAAAGCGAGAACATTGTTTATCGTCACTAACTTCATCATCCATTGGCAGGAGCATATTAGAGAAACATCAAAGCCATTTCTGGAGGCATATCAGTGTGGCTTAGAAACTGGAGATTTAGAGTTCGCTGCCTATAGCGCTTTTACTTACTGCCTCCAATCTTTCTTTGTCGGGAAGGAACTATTGGAAGTTGAACGTGAGATGGCGACATATAGTGAAGCAATCCGCCAAATTAACCAGAGAACATCACTTACCTGGATTCAAATATTTCGGCAATCTGTTTTGAATTTAATGGGGCGATCAATCAACCCATTACGTCTGGTTGGGGAATCTTACAATGAGGAAAAAAGATCGGCAAACCACGAAACGGATGGAGTCATACTCTTTCTAGTGCATCTCAATAAACTTATCCTGTGCTACTTATTTTCTGAGTACACTCAAGCATCTGAGAATGCAATTGTAGCGGAACATTATGTAATCCGTGTTGCTGCGACACCCCACGTTCCGTTGTGCTATTTCTACAGCACGTTGGCAAGACTTGCAGTATATTCTGAAAGCGACACTCAAGTACAGCAAGAAATTCTCAAAGAAGTTGCGGTTAGCCAGGAGAAAATGCGGCTATGGGCACATCACGCGCCTATGAATTATTTGCATAAATACCATTTGGTACAAGCAGAGACTGCACGAGTTTTGGGTCAGTTGCTTGAGGCAGAAAAATTATACGAACAAGCGATTCAGGGAGCTAGAGAAAATGAATATATCCAGGAAGAGGCACTAGCATATGAATTAGCTGCCAAGCATTATCTGGCGCGAGGTTTGGAAAAATTTGCCCAGATATATATGAAGGAAGCTCACTACTGCTATGAACGGTGGGGCGCAACCGCAAAAGTCAGGAATTTGGAGGCTGATTATCCTCAGTTTTTTCCTCAATCAACAAGTGTGAGTTCCATGCCAATCCACACTGCTGCTGGAACTACCTCTAATACCTCACATGTTGCTCTTGATTTAGCAGCAATAATGAAAGCATCTCAAGCGATTTCCAGTGAGATTGAACTGGAACAACTGCTCCACGCCTTAATGCAGATCCTCATTGAGAATGCGGGAGCACAAACCGGATGTCTGCTTTTAGAAAACGCAGGAGAATGGACGATCGAAGCGACCTGTGAACTCATTGAGGGTGCACAGACCTGTGCAACCCAAGTGCTGCAATCGACTCCAATCGCAAATCGTTTGCCTGAATCGATCATTCATTATGTGATTCGGGTTCATAAGTCGGTCATTCTCAATGATGCTACTCGTGAAGGTAATTTTATCAATGATCCCTATATTCAACAGCACCAGACTCAATCAGTCTTTTGTTTACCCCTGCTCAATCAAAGCAAGCTCATCGGTGTGTTGTATCTAGAAAATCAGTTGGCAACTGGGGCATTTACACCGGAGCAATCGCAAATTCTCAGCCTACTTTCTACGCAGGCAGCGATCGCAATTGAAAATGCCAAACTCTACTCGAAACTACGCGCTAGCGAAAGTCAGATAAATCAATTTCTAGAGGCGGTTCCAGTGGGAGTTGGGGTTTTGGATGCGACTGGTCGCCCTTACTATGTCAATCAACGAGGCATTCAGCTATTAGGCAAAGGTGTCGACCCTTCCGCAACACTAGAGCATCTTGCAGAGGTTTATCAAGTTTACCTGGCTGGAACGGATCAAAACTGTTCATCTGAGAAGATGCCAATCGTCCGAGCGTTAAAAGGCGAACGCACAAGAACGGATGATTTAGAGATTCACCAAGGCGAGACTATTATTCCCATTGAGACATGGGGAACTCCAGTCTTTGACGAACAGGGCAATGTAGTTTATGCGATCGCAGCCTTTCAAGATATCACTGAGCGCAAACAAGCAGAGAAACTCTTAGCTGACTACAACCAAACGTTAGAACAGCAAATTACTGAGCGGACTTTGCTCCTTTTGCAGGAGATTGGAGAGCGCCAACGAGTGGAGAATGCCTTACGACAGAGTGAAGAGCAACGCAGGCTGACGATGGATTTCACGTACATCGGTAGTTGGAACTGGAATATCACCGAGAACACAGTAGATTGGAACGACAATCATGCTCGATTGCTGGGGTTAGTTCCCGGTGAGGTTGAGAGCAGCTATCAGGCATGGCGCGATCGCGTTTATCCAGAAGACATTCATCGGGTTGAGCAAGCTGTTACAACAGCTCTTGCAACTCATACTGATTTTGAAGCTGAATATCGAGTCATTTATCCAGATGGCAGTATTCATTGGTTGGTAGGTCGAGGTCGAGGCATTTATGACACACATGGACAGCCTGTGCGGATGCTAGGAATCATTCTTGACATTAGCGAACAGCGAAACGCTGCACTGCGCGAACGCGAACGCGCTGAACAAGCCTCCATTCTGGAAGAACGCAACCGGATGGCGCGAGAAATTCATGATACACTAGCTCAATCCTTCACAGGTATTCTGCTTCAGGTTAGAGCAGCAGAACAAGTGTTGGCGGATGACCCGGAAGCAACCGAAGTACATCTGGAAATGATTGAGGAACTAGCACGCGCTGGGCTAGCAGGGGCACGGCGATCCGTATCAGCACTCCGTCCACGGCTACTAGAAGAAGGTAATTTAGAGAGTGCCCTGCATCGTATTGTGGCTCAAATGCGCTCGACGACCGACACGGCTCTGATTTGCGAAACTCAGGGTATAGCCTATTCCTTACCAACCGAAGTGGAGAATAACTTACTCAGAATTGGGCAGGAAGCATTAACCAATGCGATTAAATACGCAAGTGCTGGCGAAATTCGGGTTAAGTTAGTGTACAACGAGACACAGTGTATCCTACAGATTAAAGACAATGGCAGGGGCTTTGGAGTGGGTAGTATTCCTTTGAGTGGTGGGTTTGGCTTATTAGGAATGAGCGAACGGGCAGAGCGCATTGGCGCACAACTAACGATTCAAAGCCAACCGGGTCAAGGAACAGAAATTATTGCCACTATCAATCGAGAGTGA
- a CDS encoding DUF1392 family protein, with translation MIDQINSLYLCWYISPPWGDTFGTPDGDRIPPVEVNPLERVDIGASRTFGYCCGVQWKQDRWIYAIASAGEIIYTTEHEIIGTGEMQLAALEKPAFVLGDSCANVFDERIMLLSDDQRTKQRLILGIQLLNRSWFYYVEWMPPALKEVTSLDDRLAFVPQYLCQITSVQRP, from the coding sequence ATGATTGACCAAATCAATTCACTTTATTTGTGCTGGTACATCTCCCCACCTTGGGGCGATACCTTCGGCACACCTGACGGTGATCGCATTCCACCAGTTGAAGTCAATCCGCTCGAACGAGTCGACATCGGAGCTTCGAGAACATTCGGCTACTGCTGCGGGGTGCAGTGGAAACAAGACCGATGGATTTATGCAATTGCTTCTGCTGGTGAGATTATCTACACCACTGAACACGAAATCATCGGCACGGGTGAAATGCAACTCGCTGCACTTGAAAAACCTGCTTTTGTTTTAGGCGATAGCTGCGCCAACGTCTTCGACGAACGCATCATGCTTCTTTCTGATGACCAGCGGACAAAGCAGCGGCTAATTCTGGGGATTCAATTGCTCAACAGGTCTTGGTTTTACTACGTCGAGTGGATGCCCCCTGCACTCAAAGAAGTCACCAGCCTGGATGATCGACTAGCTTTTGTACCCCAATACCTCTGCCAAATTACGAGTGTTCAACGCCCGTAG
- a CDS encoding glycosyltransferase family 2 protein: protein MIEAPLISVIVPAYNAEKFIEKTLNSILSQTYKNIEVIVVDDGSQDRTYTVVKSFAQQDSRVILLKQTNAGVAAARNLAIEKSRGEYIAPIDADDIWYPRKIEKQVQCILEADLSVGLVYAWSLSIDEDDIIFGTPDPEYHRDFNSVEGTVYPLLAYTNFIGNASVPLIRRSCFEKVGGYNCKLKSNNAQGCEDWEISLRIAEHYKFRVVQEFLIGYRQVRGSMSHNYQSMERSYNLVMTDFRQRHPEIPTCIYDWSASNFCFYLLAASQSCGDYQNTLILIYKGIKLDFIKILTLFKYQFLIKLLLKIAAKPIMSLMGLEHDYWYKYLKKKFQSSNNLAVNHAINVSGYQKEAGKLQPEPQKRYSRIHQQRWLQVLQLCQEFKSSRDSKGAMAICPTFAK from the coding sequence ATGATAGAAGCTCCTTTAATTTCAGTGATTGTACCTGCCTATAATGCAGAAAAATTTATTGAAAAAACTCTAAATTCCATTTTATCTCAGACATATAAAAATATTGAAGTTATAGTTGTTGATGATGGTTCTCAAGATAGAACATATACCGTTGTAAAGTCTTTTGCTCAACAAGACAGTCGAGTTATTTTATTAAAACAAACTAATGCTGGAGTAGCTGCTGCTCGCAATTTAGCAATAGAAAAATCTAGAGGTGAATATATTGCACCGATTGATGCTGATGATATTTGGTATCCCCGAAAAATAGAAAAACAAGTGCAGTGCATACTAGAAGCAGATTTGTCTGTAGGATTAGTTTATGCTTGGTCACTCAGCATTGATGAGGACGATATAATTTTTGGAACGCCTGATCCTGAATATCATAGGGATTTTAATAGCGTAGAAGGAACTGTTTACCCACTTTTGGCGTACACAAACTTTATAGGCAATGCTAGTGTACCCCTAATACGCCGATCTTGTTTTGAAAAAGTTGGTGGTTACAACTGCAAACTTAAATCAAATAATGCTCAAGGTTGCGAGGATTGGGAAATTTCTTTGCGTATTGCTGAACATTATAAGTTTCGGGTAGTACAAGAATTTTTGATTGGTTACCGTCAGGTAAGGGGAAGTATGTCCCATAACTATCAGTCGATGGAAAGGTCTTACAATCTGGTGATGACAGATTTCCGACAAAGACACCCAGAAATTCCTACTTGCATCTACGATTGGTCTGCCAGTAATTTTTGCTTTTACTTATTGGCAGCCAGCCAGTCTTGTGGAGATTACCAGAACACTTTAATCTTGATATATAAAGGTATAAAATTAGACTTTATCAAAATTCTTACCTTATTTAAGTATCAATTTTTGATTAAATTGCTTTTGAAAATTGCAGCTAAACCAATAATGTCTTTGATGGGGTTGGAGCATGACTATTGGTATAAGTATCTCAAGAAAAAATTTCAATCATCTAATAATTTAGCAGTTAATCATGCGATTAATGTTTCTGGATACCAGAAAGAAGCTGGTAAACTCCAGCCAGAGCCGCAAAAACGATACAGTAGAATTCATCAGCAAAGATGGTTGCAAGTTTTACAACTTTGTCAAGAATTTAAATCTTCCAGAGACAGTAAAGGTGCAATGGCTATTTGTCCAACCTTCGCAAAATGA